From Spirosoma aerolatum, one genomic window encodes:
- a CDS encoding aldose epimerase family protein: MKRIISFLAGSLFLSSMTPESPNATNTLPPKASIEKTLFGTFPDGREADLFTLRNAAGMVVKITNYGGYIVSIATPDKSGKLDDVTLGVPTFADYIKGTPSLGPIIGRYGNRIANGKFTLDGQEYTLAQNNNGNHIHGGPTGFDKRLWQATPKDGAEPAVVLEYTAKDGEEGYPGNLAVTVTYTLQKDNGLRIDYKATTDKPTVFNPTNHTYFNLSGMKHDVMNHVLMVAANKVLATDPKQIPTGEILPVAGTPFDFTKPTPLGDRINDTTNVQIKYGKGYDHCWVFTDQSKKLKLGATLYDPTTGRFMETFTTEPAVQVYTANNLNGKLQNKDGVPLSRRFGVCLETQHFPDSPNHSNFPSTVLRPGETFNSTTVYRFSVK, encoded by the coding sequence ATGAAACGTATTATCTCATTTTTAGCTGGATCGCTTTTTTTAAGCAGCATGACGCCTGAATCGCCCAACGCCACCAACACCCTCCCGCCCAAAGCCAGTATTGAAAAAACTCTTTTTGGTACGTTCCCCGACGGGCGCGAAGCCGACCTGTTTACGCTCCGAAATGCCGCCGGGATGGTCGTAAAAATCACCAACTATGGCGGTTATATCGTTTCTATTGCTACGCCTGATAAATCGGGGAAACTGGATGATGTGACGCTGGGCGTACCGACCTTCGCCGATTATATAAAAGGAACCCCTAGTCTGGGACCTATCATTGGCCGATACGGCAACCGGATTGCGAATGGGAAATTTACGCTGGATGGACAGGAATATACGCTTGCCCAGAACAACAATGGCAACCACATTCATGGTGGTCCTACTGGTTTCGATAAGCGGCTCTGGCAAGCGACGCCTAAAGATGGGGCCGAACCTGCCGTTGTACTGGAATATACCGCAAAGGATGGTGAAGAAGGGTATCCGGGTAATCTGGCCGTTACGGTTACGTATACGCTTCAAAAGGACAATGGACTACGTATCGACTACAAAGCCACTACCGACAAACCCACGGTTTTTAACCCGACCAACCACACGTATTTCAACCTTAGTGGCATGAAACACGATGTAATGAATCATGTATTGATGGTAGCGGCCAATAAGGTGCTGGCGACCGACCCTAAACAGATTCCTACAGGCGAAATTTTACCCGTAGCCGGTACTCCGTTCGACTTTACAAAGCCAACTCCCCTGGGCGACCGGATCAATGACACCACCAACGTTCAGATCAAATATGGCAAAGGCTATGACCATTGCTGGGTATTCACCGATCAATCGAAGAAATTGAAGTTGGGCGCTACGCTATATGATCCAACTACCGGGCGATTTATGGAAACCTTTACGACCGAACCCGCCGTACAGGTGTATACTGCTAACAACCTGAACGGCAAACTGCAAAACAAAGATGGAGTGCCGCTCAGCCGTCGATTTGGGGTATGTCTGGAAACCCAGCATTTCCCTGATTCGCCTAACCATTCGAATTTCCCCAGTACCGTTCTGCGCCCAGGCGAAACGTTTAACAGCACAACCGTGTATCGATTTTCGGTAAAATGA
- a CDS encoding pectate lyase family protein, with protein MKKLLIPVSLAVTLMLSQTPAFAQYPTIPADVQKESDELLTETWRKSNIAWEKAKPIIEKEAKEGKPYIPWAARPVDLPQASIPAFPGAEGGGAYTFGGRGGKVIVVTSLADSGPGTLREACEQGGARTIVFNVAGIIKLKSPLIIRAPYITIAGQTAPGDGVCVAGESVWINTHDVLIRYMRFRRGETNVGRRDDSIGGNPIGNIMIDHVSASWGLDENMSMYRHMYNDSTGKTVEEKLPTVNITIQNSIFSEALDTWNHAFGSTLGGENCTFMRNLWADNAGRNPSIGWNGIFNFTNNVIFNWVHRSTDGGDYTAMYNIINNYYKPGPQTPKDSPLAYRILKPESGRSKLPYRVYGRAYVNGNIVEGNDKVTKDNWDGGVQVEDMPNAGEYASKMKWNEPLPMPKLTILSAKQAYEFVLANAGATLPKRDPVDTRVVEQARTGKIAYKEGVKLPETQFKHRRLPIDSYKNGIITDPIQVGGYPEYKGTPYVDSDKDGMPDSWETKNGLNPKDPSDASQDKNKDGYTNIEDFLNSVVAVQTVRPRT; from the coding sequence ATGAAAAAGCTACTTATCCCTGTTTCCCTTGCTGTTACCCTGATGTTGAGTCAGACACCCGCTTTCGCTCAGTATCCGACCATTCCGGCGGACGTTCAGAAAGAAAGCGATGAATTGCTCACAGAGACCTGGCGAAAATCGAATATTGCCTGGGAAAAGGCGAAACCAATCATCGAAAAGGAAGCGAAGGAAGGGAAACCGTATATCCCCTGGGCGGCCCGTCCGGTCGATTTACCACAGGCTAGTATTCCGGCGTTTCCGGGTGCTGAAGGGGGGGGCGCTTACACTTTCGGGGGACGGGGTGGTAAAGTTATTGTCGTAACGAGTCTGGCCGATAGTGGACCCGGTACGCTGCGCGAAGCCTGCGAACAGGGTGGCGCTCGTACCATTGTGTTCAATGTGGCCGGTATTATCAAGCTCAAAAGCCCGCTGATTATCAGAGCGCCATACATTACGATTGCTGGTCAGACAGCACCGGGCGATGGCGTTTGCGTGGCGGGTGAGTCGGTTTGGATCAATACGCACGATGTGCTGATTCGGTACATGCGGTTCCGTCGGGGCGAGACCAACGTGGGCCGTCGCGACGATTCGATTGGCGGGAACCCAATTGGTAACATCATGATCGACCACGTATCGGCGAGCTGGGGGCTGGACGAAAACATGTCGATGTACCGGCACATGTACAACGATAGTACCGGCAAAACCGTAGAAGAAAAACTCCCGACGGTTAACATCACGATTCAGAACTCCATTTTCTCGGAAGCGCTCGATACCTGGAATCACGCCTTTGGCAGCACGCTGGGCGGTGAAAACTGTACGTTCATGCGCAACCTCTGGGCCGATAATGCAGGCCGGAATCCGTCAATCGGCTGGAACGGTATTTTCAACTTTACCAATAATGTGATCTTCAACTGGGTGCACCGGTCTACCGATGGGGGCGACTATACGGCTATGTACAATATTATCAACAACTACTACAAGCCTGGCCCACAAACACCCAAAGATTCGCCCCTGGCTTATCGGATTTTAAAACCCGAATCGGGCCGGAGCAAACTGCCTTACCGGGTCTACGGACGGGCTTATGTCAATGGTAACATTGTAGAGGGGAATGATAAAGTGACAAAAGACAACTGGGATGGTGGCGTACAGGTAGAAGATATGCCCAATGCGGGTGAATATGCCTCTAAAATGAAGTGGAACGAACCTCTCCCGATGCCTAAACTGACTATTTTGTCGGCCAAACAGGCTTATGAATTTGTTCTGGCTAATGCAGGGGCAACCCTACCCAAACGTGATCCGGTCGATACGCGGGTTGTGGAGCAGGCGCGTACCGGCAAAATCGCCTACAAAGAAGGTGTTAAATTGCCCGAAACGCAGTTCAAGCACCGTCGATTGCCGATTGATTCGTACAAAAACGGCATCATCACTGACCCGATTCAGGTAGGGGGGTATCCCGAATATAAAGGAACGCCCTACGTTGATTCAGATAAAGACGGTATGCCCGATAGTTGGGAAACCAAAAATGGATTGAATCCGAAAGATCCGTCTGATGCCAGCCAGGATAAAAACAAAGACGGCTATACCAACATCGAAGATTTTCTGAACAGTGTCGTAGCCGTTCAGACCGTACGCCCACGAACGTAG
- a CDS encoding DUF6298 domain-containing protein produces MLKSSSFILLLTLLAAIFGRMADVYAQKNKPVPAKPVAVGNDGHLTYTPDERGNRIPDFSYCGYKAGNEVIPNVAIRVVVPVRKGDATRRIQAALDYVASLPLGNDGFRGAVLLEKGVYEVAGSLRINASGVVLRGSGMNAGGTTLLGTGTSRDNVLTISGKADRQSATAITISDACVPVNATKMHVTNPTALKVGGFVQIRRPSTKEWIQKLGTDTFGGGLSALGWKPGQRDLHWDRQIMAINGTELTLDAPITTALDSTYGGGTLASYNWPGRITQAGVENLQLESAYDKANPKDEDHRWMAVVLENVQDAWVRQVVFRHFAGSAVNIQETARRITVEDCQSLAPVSEIGGERRNTFFVRGQQVLCQRLYAESGYHDFAVGFCAAGPNAFVQCESHLPYSFSGSIDSWASGVLFDVVTIDGNALRFANRGQDEQGAGWNAANSVFWQSTAARVDCYQPPTAQNWAFGIWAQFAGDGYWDNANEHIQPRSLYYAQLKDRLGDKVADRAILLPVESEASSSPKIEVAAALTKQAVSPAPTLYDFIMAAPSRQAISTASNAPSIDAIGTPKETAAAKSDRRPAEPMQVLHGKLVRGAKLLTGTRQEVTWWNGSARPYGLPNAKPHITRFVPGMTGRGLTDNLDAMTDSMKADNILAIDHNYGLWYDRRRDDHERIRRMDGDVWAPFYELPFARSGKETAWDGLSKYDLTKYNAWYWNRLRQYADLADQKGLILIHENYFQHNIIEAGAHYADFPWRPANNINHTGFPEPVPYAGDKRIFMAEQFYDVSHPVRRALHRAYIRKCLDNFTGNTGVVQLIGAEFTGPLPFVQFWLDVIGEWQKETGRKATIGLSTTKDVQDAILADVKRASLVNLIDIRYWYYQANGTAYAPAGGQNLAPRQHARLTPPKKTSFEQVYRAVCEYRQKFPEKAVTYASDSYDSMGWAVLMAGGSMPNVPPVTDPQFLTDATQMQPMELPQKPANQWAMGSEKTGYIIYVEGNTPVELDLTKSVGSFSVSYINPKTGVLTKSKEAVKGGGMVSLKKQSDGPEVIWVKKSKGL; encoded by the coding sequence GTGCTTAAGTCTAGCTCATTCATTCTTCTGCTTACACTGCTTGCCGCCATTTTTGGGCGAATGGCAGACGTGTATGCGCAAAAGAACAAACCGGTTCCCGCTAAACCGGTGGCAGTAGGAAATGATGGGCACCTGACGTACACTCCCGACGAGCGCGGCAATCGCATTCCCGACTTTTCGTATTGCGGCTATAAAGCAGGTAACGAGGTCATCCCGAACGTAGCAATCAGGGTAGTTGTGCCGGTTCGGAAAGGTGATGCGACCCGGCGTATTCAGGCCGCACTAGACTATGTGGCATCGCTACCGCTGGGCAATGATGGGTTCCGGGGAGCGGTTTTACTCGAAAAAGGGGTGTACGAAGTAGCCGGAAGCTTGCGTATCAACGCTTCGGGCGTGGTGCTACGGGGTAGCGGCATGAACGCTGGCGGAACCACCCTTCTGGGCACAGGAACCAGCCGCGACAACGTACTTACTATTTCGGGAAAAGCAGATCGGCAATCAGCAACAGCAATCACCATTTCAGACGCCTGCGTGCCGGTCAATGCGACAAAAATGCACGTAACGAACCCAACTGCTCTCAAGGTTGGGGGTTTCGTGCAGATACGGCGACCTTCTACTAAAGAGTGGATTCAGAAACTCGGCACCGATACGTTTGGCGGTGGCCTTTCGGCATTAGGCTGGAAACCGGGTCAACGCGATCTGCACTGGGATCGGCAGATTATGGCCATCAACGGCACGGAACTGACCCTCGATGCACCCATTACAACAGCCCTGGATTCGACCTATGGCGGAGGTACGCTGGCCAGCTACAACTGGCCAGGCCGGATCACCCAGGCGGGGGTCGAAAATCTCCAACTCGAATCTGCCTACGACAAGGCTAATCCCAAAGACGAAGATCATCGCTGGATGGCTGTTGTACTCGAAAATGTTCAGGATGCCTGGGTTAGGCAGGTTGTTTTTCGACATTTCGCTGGCTCAGCGGTAAACATTCAGGAAACCGCCCGACGCATCACCGTCGAAGATTGCCAATCGCTGGCTCCCGTTTCCGAAATCGGTGGCGAACGTCGTAATACGTTTTTTGTGCGTGGCCAACAGGTTCTTTGTCAGCGTTTATATGCCGAATCGGGTTACCATGATTTTGCCGTCGGATTCTGTGCGGCTGGCCCTAATGCCTTTGTGCAGTGCGAATCCCATTTGCCGTACAGTTTCAGCGGCAGTATCGACAGTTGGGCATCGGGGGTGCTGTTCGATGTTGTAACGATCGATGGTAATGCCCTGCGCTTTGCCAATCGTGGGCAGGACGAGCAGGGCGCTGGCTGGAATGCAGCTAACAGCGTTTTCTGGCAGTCGACAGCCGCCCGCGTCGATTGTTACCAGCCCCCAACGGCACAAAACTGGGCGTTCGGCATCTGGGCGCAGTTTGCGGGGGATGGCTATTGGGACAATGCCAACGAGCATATTCAACCCCGGAGTTTGTATTATGCGCAACTGAAAGACCGTCTGGGTGATAAGGTAGCTGATAGAGCCATCCTGCTGCCGGTAGAGTCCGAAGCATCGAGTAGCCCGAAAATTGAAGTGGCTGCGGCACTGACTAAACAGGCTGTCAGTCCGGCGCCAACTTTGTACGATTTTATCATGGCCGCTCCCAGTCGGCAAGCCATTTCAACAGCGTCGAACGCTCCGTCTATCGACGCCATTGGCACTCCCAAAGAAACGGCTGCTGCAAAGTCGGACCGCCGACCGGCCGAGCCGATGCAGGTTCTGCACGGAAAACTCGTTCGGGGAGCCAAACTCCTGACTGGTACACGGCAGGAAGTCACCTGGTGGAACGGTAGCGCACGACCTTATGGCCTACCGAATGCCAAACCGCACATTACCCGATTTGTACCCGGTATGACGGGGCGCGGCCTGACCGACAATCTGGATGCCATGACCGATTCGATGAAGGCCGATAATATTCTGGCTATCGACCACAACTATGGCCTTTGGTACGACCGTCGCCGGGACGATCACGAGCGGATTCGTCGGATGGATGGCGACGTGTGGGCACCGTTTTATGAACTACCCTTCGCCCGTAGCGGCAAAGAAACCGCCTGGGATGGCCTCAGCAAATATGATCTGACGAAATACAATGCCTGGTACTGGAATCGCCTGAGGCAATACGCTGACCTCGCTGATCAAAAAGGACTGATACTCATTCACGAAAATTATTTCCAGCACAATATTATTGAAGCGGGGGCGCACTATGCCGATTTCCCCTGGCGACCGGCCAACAACATCAATCATACGGGATTCCCGGAGCCAGTACCGTATGCCGGGGACAAGCGAATTTTCATGGCCGAGCAGTTTTACGATGTCTCGCATCCGGTTCGTCGGGCGTTGCATCGGGCTTATATCCGCAAATGCCTCGACAACTTCACGGGCAATACGGGGGTGGTGCAACTGATCGGTGCCGAGTTTACCGGGCCACTGCCTTTCGTCCAGTTCTGGCTCGACGTAATCGGTGAATGGCAGAAGGAAACGGGCCGAAAAGCAACGATTGGCTTGAGCACGACCAAAGATGTTCAGGATGCGATTCTGGCGGATGTCAAGCGGGCGTCGCTGGTTAATCTGATCGATATTCGGTACTGGTATTACCAGGCCAACGGTACGGCCTATGCACCGGCAGGTGGGCAAAATCTGGCTCCGCGCCAACACGCCCGACTGACTCCTCCGAAAAAAACATCGTTCGAGCAGGTGTACCGGGCGGTTTGTGAATACCGTCAGAAATTCCCCGAAAAAGCCGTCACCTATGCCTCTGATAGTTACGACTCAATGGGTTGGGCGGTGCTGATGGCGGGCGGCTCCATGCCAAACGTGCCCCCAGTAACCGATCCGCAATTTTTGACCGATGCCACCCAGATGCAGCCAATGGAGTTGCCGCAAAAACCAGCTAATCAATGGGCGATGGGCAGCGAAAAAACGGGCTACATCATCTACGTAGAAGGTAATACCCCTGTTGAGCTTGACCTGACCAAATCGGTCGGTTCATTTTCGGTGAGTTACATCAACCCCAAAACGGGCGTTTTAACCAAATCGAAAGAGGCTGTAAAAGGGGGCGGTATGGTTAGTCTGAAAAAACAGAGCGACGGACCTGAGGTGATTTGGGTAAAAAAAAGTAAAGGGCTATGA
- a CDS encoding exo-alpha-sialidase, with product MRFFSINKTSATRFCPSGERGISSLPIRSVEIPPIVGRTKKVGRISVQTLTFVLALFIQTYAQDTVRYVGTTLSNVDYHHGQLSPAVGVHNIQVFRANREHPELAGGTNWTYNHAPMLAYWNQTFYLQYLSNPVGEHVPPGQTLLLTSKDGYSWSKPTIIFPPYKIPDGWKKEGRPEVANDLYAVMHQRMGFFTAKNGRLLTLAFYGIVMGPKDDPNDGNGIGRVVREIYADGTFGPIYFIRYNSSWDKAKSAYPFYTRSKDKGFVEACNELLANPLMMQQWVEEADRNDPLIPLKKDIKAFSYYHLPDNRVVGLWKHALTSISKDEGKTWLYNPLRAPGFVNSNAKIWGQRTSDGLFATVYNPSEFRWPLAVSTSKDGLNYTNLLLVNGEITTMRYGGAYKSYGPQYVRGIEEGNGTPPTVICG from the coding sequence ATGAGATTTTTCAGCATAAATAAAACCTCAGCAACGCGCTTTTGTCCTTCCGGGGAACGAGGAATCTCAAGCCTTCCTATTCGTAGCGTTGAGATTCCTCCTATCGTCGGAAGGACAAAAAAGGTAGGGCGGATTAGTGTCCAAACCCTAACCTTTGTACTCGCTCTCTTCATCCAAACCTACGCGCAGGATACGGTTCGTTATGTCGGCACCACCTTATCCAATGTCGATTATCACCACGGGCAGTTGAGTCCGGCGGTGGGTGTACATAACATTCAGGTGTTTCGGGCCAATCGGGAGCACCCTGAACTAGCGGGTGGTACCAACTGGACCTACAACCATGCGCCTATGCTGGCATACTGGAACCAGACGTTCTACCTGCAATACCTCAGCAATCCGGTTGGTGAACACGTTCCACCGGGGCAAACGCTGCTGCTGACTTCAAAAGACGGGTATTCCTGGTCGAAACCGACCATTATTTTTCCCCCGTATAAAATTCCCGATGGCTGGAAGAAAGAAGGTCGCCCGGAAGTCGCTAACGATTTGTATGCGGTCATGCACCAGCGTATGGGTTTCTTCACTGCTAAGAATGGCAGGCTATTGACACTGGCTTTCTACGGTATCGTGATGGGGCCCAAAGATGATCCCAACGACGGCAACGGCATTGGTCGGGTGGTGCGTGAAATTTATGCAGATGGCACGTTTGGGCCGATTTACTTCATTCGATACAATTCATCCTGGGACAAGGCGAAATCGGCATATCCGTTCTATACCCGTTCGAAAGACAAGGGGTTTGTGGAGGCCTGCAACGAACTGCTGGCGAATCCGCTGATGATGCAGCAGTGGGTAGAAGAGGCCGACCGCAACGATCCGCTTATTCCGCTCAAAAAAGACATAAAGGCATTCAGCTACTACCATTTGCCCGACAATCGGGTGGTGGGGCTTTGGAAACACGCCCTGACCAGCATCAGCAAGGATGAGGGTAAAACCTGGCTCTACAATCCGCTACGGGCACCGGGCTTTGTGAACAGCAACGCCAAAATCTGGGGGCAACGCACCTCCGATGGGCTATTCGCCACTGTCTATAATCCGTCGGAATTTCGCTGGCCGCTGGCCGTTTCAACCAGTAAGGATGGGCTGAACTATACTAATCTGCTGCTGGTCAATGGCGAGATCACGACGATGCGGTACGGTGGGGCGTATAAATCATACGGTCCCCAGTATGTACGAGGTATTGAAGAAGGCAACGGTACGCCCCCGACGGTAATCTGTGGGTGA